From Mycosarcoma maydis chromosome 16, whole genome shotgun sequence, a single genomic window includes:
- a CDS encoding uncharacterized protein (related to SOK1 protein): protein MDASADDPQRFRIRRSPSISTSASTVTTAARVGKRKLSTAAFSSSPSMGAHPPSSPITSEHPTDSIHGVSQVASTSRSTIDNADNGRPAAGSDKASNIIHQNPSAQFSDWQDQRRCNSLLADFDYSPPTAEDRRDPRSSNACIVMPVSSSQSQVMSASAAHDLHQSDPVSQRASLQPPPLTSCGGESAQLDAQPSPLASGSSSREQQNEQTSAPRAAQLQSSLSQTSLSVPPSPDLGISPSPSFSAFGYGAQSTPIPQRRPSSAALHPQTSHLGQSPAGRISETVASERCGISKQQQVVHRDQAQTLVGHKPSSAAESARPWLRTSSLQLSEPKQLERSALPVCVPGILPPGANASRSAFQLQPVPAAKRRRIEDASISDGVSKFHNLQTVDDARRCSDAGLPFHLSQVHSSRNVAEVPKGVVPTDDALPDSSSNIAHKYNSLHPQAAPSTSFTANDASASIHRTQVGSGASSKEIPIVGHGITSRHGSKHFEDVPAYPSVAPPRPQHTIISRKMPRLVRAQSVPNLRAKATLDITAPSHHRLVLPSHWASYVSSHARQGREGASTSAKCANTRSSKGYPFNVAHHPSGANSSRSRSIFTPTLHPPITRHTLRELDLFEILKNPQLRHDVVFDPNVQFRPNFDGERGRRKREAGERYWTAVVREIETGCTCTAFSNGQLLPCTCKAKRSLHKIGAAGTREAPKPLQQSRIPSRIPLLVQELRTICLSILPSNYPADALAADTDVATVASATDGHKADEANVTEAVTSSVSQKTVTLSPSATSWTTTHHQLIAQTLDPHLISQELQHGVLDVPSLITFMGSILKLHCAPMRDEAIDKMVEVVCVGRNIGKGLRLCFEILELMKLDIANHQLRSARPFLVETAVDFEIRWFKEQIEQGKMSLEKTTAWIQQVLSSSNVGADTPRNEAMIKAFNQGMLQLIFDVPGSLPLLSPVATPLGSPSSSSLNNTFASLYPETFQFDAYRMMTFHNDVSDLTIVYMLVLLFRQLCSTPLDDGKALPASVGSIVHNQLKGIKGEIWCLVNDANLCLSSSSALPPTPTAATGAGSPTRRNAGVDGKLFLGSAGGFAKLDHPRWRRAMQNVLLQVAARAAAVQMAARAGSSDPSTVKAAAPSTATQKLLNSWMDTNLRSGSALHKICQSRLRDVVQGMLGDKVRNGLQPSPSAVVCASAPPSSVASLEADRPNQKRAVPSEIREDKDVASAKRLRSDVSFTASPSSDVASAATAASPWDASMSRAGLDPFAAEIRLLSERIAKVATFHLRVFRNLYEGIESGRHKSGGGIQRS from the coding sequence ATGGACGCTTCAGCAGACGACCCACAGCGGTTCCGTATTCGCCGTTCGCCTTCCATCAGCACTTCTGCCTCAACTGTGACTACAGCAGCACGGGTAGGAAAGCGCAAGCTCTCCACCGCCGCATTCAGCTCTTCTCCCAGCATGGGCGCACATCCTCCTTCCTCGCCGATCACTTCGGAACATCCCACCGATAGTATACACGGTGTTTCGCAGGTCGCCAGCACTTCGCGCTCTACCATCGACAACGCCGACAATGGCAGGCCGGCCGCTGGCTCAGACAAGGCGTCCAACATCATCCACCAGAATCCTTCCGCTCAGTTTTCAGACTGGCAGGACCAGCGCCGCTGCAACTCCCTCCTTGCCGATTTTGATTACTCTCCCCCAACAGCAGAAGATCGTCGCGATCCACGCAGCTCCAACGCCTGCATCGTCATGCCCGTCTCCTCAAGTCAATCACAAGTCATGTCTGCTAGCGCAGCTCATGACTTGCATCAAAGCGACCCAGTCTCACAGCGTGCTTCTTTACAACCACCACCACTGACCTCCTGCGGCGGTGAATCAGCACAACTCGATGCGCAGCCATCCCCTCTCGCCTCCGGCTCGTCATCAAGGGAACAGCAGAACGAACAAACATCGGCACCCCGGGCTGCACAGCTTCAGAGTTCCCTTTCGCAAACAAGCCTTTCTGTGCCGCCAAGTCCAGATCTAGGCATTTCTCCTTCACCGTCCTTTTCTGCTTTCGGGTATGGAGCGCAATCCACTCCTATTCCCCAACGCCGTCCATcctctgctgcgcttcaTCCGCAGACAAGTCACCTTGGGCAGTCACCAGCAGGCCGCATCTCGGAGACAGTGGCAAGTGAACGATGTGGTATCTCGAAACAACAGCAAGTTGTACATCGTGACCAGGCTCAAACACTTGTCGGTCATAAACCGAGTTCAGCGGCGGAATCTGCGCGTCCTTGGTTGAGAACATCTTCTCTGCAGCTCAGCGAGCCCAAGCAACTAGAGCGATCGGCACTCCCTGTATGCGTCCCGGGTATCCTGCCCCCAGGTGCAAATGCCTCGCGATCAGCCTTCCAGCTTCAGCCTgtgccagcagccaagcgcaGAAGGATCGAAGACGCTTCGATCTCCGACGGAGTTTCCAAGTTCCATAACCTGCAAACTGTTGACGACGCTCGACGTTGCAGCGACGCCGGCCTTCCTTTCCACCTTTCGCAGGTTCACTCTTCTAGGAACGTCGCCGAAGTGCCGAAAGGTGTCGTTCCTACCGACGACGCGCTTCCAGACTCATCATCAAATATAGCGCACAAGTACAATTCCTTGCATCCTCAGGCAGCCCCATCTACCTCTTTCACTGCTAATGATGCTTCGGCATCCATCCATCGCACCCAAGTTGGGTCCGGTGCAAGCTCCAAGGAGATCCCGATCGTTGGACACGGCATCACCAGCCGTCACGGCAGCAAACACTTTGAGGACGTGCCCGCTTACCCATCGGTGGCCCCGCCTCGCCCGCAGCATACAATCATCTCGCGCAAGATGCCCCGCCTTGTTCGTGCCCAAAGTGTGCCCAACCTTCGCGCCAAGGCGACCTTGGACATCACCGCACCGTCGCATCATCGCCTCGTCCTGCCAAGCCACTGGGCTAGCTACGTCTCGTCGCATGCACGACAAGGTCGCGAAGGAGCCAGCACCTCTGCAAAATGCGCCAACACACGCTCCTCGAAAGGATACCCTTTCAATGTCGCTCATCATCCATCCGGAGCCAAcagctctcgctcgcgctcCATCTTTACGCCCACCTTGCATCCTCCCATCACGCGCCACACCCTACGTGAACTTGACTTGTTTGAGATTCTCAAGAATCCCCAGCTTCGTCACGACGTTGTCTTTGACCCCAACGTTCAGTTCCGCCCTAACTTTGACGGAGAGCGTGGCCGCCGCAAGCGCGAGGCTGGAGAAAGGTACTGGACTGCCGTGGTTCGTGAGATTGAAACCGGTTGCACTTGCACTGCTTTCTCCAATGGCCAACTCTTGCCCTGCACTTGCAAGGCAAAGAGGAGCCTGCACAAGATCGGTGCTGCCGGCACTCGAGAAGCTCCCAAGCCTTTGCAGCAGTCACGCATCCCTTCGCGCATCCCTCTCCTGGTGCAGGAGCTGCGAACCATCTGTCTGTCAATTCTGCCCTCCAACTACCCCGCCGACGCACTGGCAGCTGACACCGACGTGGCCACGGTAGCTTCGGCGACAGACGGACACAAGGCCGACGAGGCCAACGTCACAGAAGCAGTCACCTCGTCTGTGTCTCAGAAGACAGTCACGTTGTCCCCCTCTGCGACTTCCTGGACGACCACGCATCACCAGCTCATTGCGCAGACCCTAGACCCGCACCTCATCTCCCAAGAGCTGCAGCACGGTGTACTCGACGTCCCTTCCCTGATCACCTTTATGGGATCCATACTCAAACTCCACTGCGCACCGATGCGTGATGAGGCGATCGATAAgatggtcgaggtggtctGCGTAGGCCGCAACATTGGCAAGGGTCTTCGACTCTGCTTCGAGATTCTCGAGCTCAtgaagctcgacattgCCAACCATCAGCTACGGTCGGCACGTCCTTTCCTGGTCGAGACGGCAGTCGACTTTGAGATTCGATGGTTTAAGGAGCAAATCGAGCAAGGCAAAATGTCGCTCGAAAAGACCACCGCCTGGATTCAGCAGGTGTTGAGCTCTTCGAACGTCGGCGCCGATACACCTCGCAACGAAGCCATGATCAAGGCATTCAACCAAGGCATGCTTCAACTTATCTTTGACGTGCCGGGATCTCTTCCATTGCTTTCGCCCGTAGCCACGCCACTGGGCTCTccatcttcatcgtcgttgaACAACACGTTTGCTTCTCTTTATCCCGAGACGTTTCAGTTTGACGCGTACCGCATGATGACATTCCACAACGATGTCTCGGACCTCACGATTGTCTACatgctggtgctgctcttccGACAGCTTTGCAGCACACCTCTGGATGACGGCAAGGCATTGCCTGCCTCTGTGGGCAGCATTGTGCACAACCAGCTCAAGGGAATCAAGGGTGAAATCTGGTGCCTCGTCAATGATGCCAACCTGTGCCTTTCCAGCTCTAGCGCTCTTCCGCCGACACCGACGGCGGCGACCGGTGCGGGCAGCCCGACGCGCCGTAatgctggcgtcgatggcaagctcttcctcggcagTGCTGGCGGATTCGCCAAGTTGGACCACCCGCGTTGGCGTCGCGCGATGCAGAATGTGCTTCTGCAGGTGGCTGCACGTGCTGCGGCTGTTCAAATGGCTGCTCGCGCTGGCTCATCAGACCCGAGCACGGTCAAGGCAGCGGCACCATCGACCGCTACGCAGAAGCTTCTCAACTCGTGGATGGACACCAACCTGCGCAGCGGATCGGCGCTCCATAAGATTTGCCAGAGTCGTTTGCGCGACGTTGTGCAGGGCATGCTCGGCGATAAGGTGCGCAACGGACTGCAACCCTCGCCATCGGCTGTGGTCTGCGCCTCTGCGCCCCCGTCGAGCGTAGCGAGTCTTGAAGCTGATCGACCCAATCAGAAGCGAGCGGTCCCTTCGGAAATCCGAGAGGACAAAGATGTTGCCTCGGCTAAGAGGCTTAGAAGCGACGTCTCCTTCACAGCCTCGCCGTCATCTGACGTTGCTTCCGCTGCCACAGCAGCCTCGCCATGGGACGCATCCATGTCTCGGGCCGGCCTTGATCCGTTCGCCGCCGAAATCCGTCTGCTCTCGGAACGCATTGCTAAAGTGGCCACCTTTCATTTACGTGTCTTCCGCAATCTGTATGAGGGAATCGAGTCGGGCCGCCACAAGTCTGGAGGCGGTATTCAACGATCCTGA
- a CDS encoding putative ras-related GTP-binding protein, whose translation MSAAPGSSTLRKKRKIAVLGSRSVGKSSLIVRYVEDAFVDSYYPTIENIFQKTITHKGQEYDCDIIDTAGQDEYSILNSKHAIGIHGYMLVYSIASRNSFDMVQTVYDKILNYTGTESVPCVIVGQKSDLHVQRQVSEAEGKQLATQLKAAWIEVSARHNANVAKAFEAMLGETDKGTIEGGPEPQPSKCIVM comes from the exons ATGTCTGCTGCTCCGGGAAGCTCGACCCTTCGCAAGAAGAGAAAGATTGCCGTTCTCGGCTCTCGTTCCGTCG GCAAATCGTCACTGATCGTGCGATATGTAGAGGATGCCTTTGTCGACTCCTACTATCCTACGATCGAAAATATTTTCCAGAAAACCATCACCCACAAGGGCCAAGAATACGACTGCGACATTATCGATACGGCAGGCCAGGATGAATACTCGATCCTCAATTCCAAACACGCCATTGGTATTCACGGCTACATGCTCGTCTacagcatcgcctcgcGCAATAGCTTCGACATGGTCCAGACCGTATACGACAAGATCTTGAACTACACGGGTACCGAATCGGTGCCCTGCGTGATCGTTGGGCAGAAGAGCGATTTACATGTGCAGAGACAGGTCAGCGAAGCCGAAGGTAAACAGTTAGCAACACAGCTCAAGGCGGCTTGGATCGAGGTCAGCGCAAGACACAATGCCAACGTTGCCAAAGCCTTCGAGGCAATGTTGGGCGAAACGGACAAGGGCACCATTGAGGGCGGTCCTGAACCACAACCTAGCAAGTGCATCGTCATGTAG
- a CDS encoding GTPase-activating protein GYP8 (related to GYP8 - GTPase-activating protein) has translation MFESRVEAWLELLGITEDYIQAHASEVPHDKPQATEPPAFQDESDIIKDCSLSSISLDKDGWQMTDAHLFQSEDTPEWSNTGNGSLAADQGWKVVKSKRSTRRRHAETVSTSLTTDSSRPSRAKEGSTTGEHAESPLSSSSSMSPNPNIDNGPPKGSGPNSRHNQMDRTGTSLPLQPFANLSSRDMEQVAKDVERSFIGPAFKSMFIQKPQPQAGNTDADTASAIPQQKQLRRQQLSHLILTTLSHFPSLSYFQGYHDILTVLLLTLSPEPPSPSHLFSSRRTQFILELSAERVSLFLIRDSMTRDLLPIMGQLKILSNLVRASNSHFAETMDRASPSPYFALPWLMTLLTHDAADVKVMQRVMDFVLAYGPAAAIYLCGAILLEAKVEELDAMDEELLEDAAILHTVLGRLPVIVADEDATSRNLQATHSKSTDSAVNQENEHINRDKSLVSTSIYTDPDVELPSLASDRALAASSNSNPAHSVATPTKKGIPLSTLLQAAVRLMERFPLSSDALQAHSIMGPRSVLFTWSEVFDAPSISDGPDDTKRERGQIIEWGPATSLAISALTGPTEQVVQDPHPCTPLEDELVEPEKHVEKDEMALRPRWHLTRGSSADAGPATRMLAVVGLSGLLVAAIYSATASQNRTPSLSTEESKKVLTLIVSLLSNWGRVVGGSPL, from the coding sequence ATGTTCGAATCGCGAGTAGAAGCATGGCTCGAACTGTTGGGAATCACAGAAGATTACATACAGGCTCACGCCTCCGAGGTACCTCATGACAAGCCACAAGCGACAGAGCCACCAGCCTTTCAGGATGAGTCTGATATCATCAAAGATTGCAGCTTATCATCCATATCCCTCGATAAGGATGGATGGCAGATGACTGACGCCCATCTCTTTCAGTCTGAGGATACCCCGGAATGGAGCAACACAGGAAACGGCTCGCTAGCGGCGGATCAAGGATGGAAGGTTGTCAAGTCGAAAAGATCAACAAGACGAAGGCATGCCGAGACTGTTTCAACTAGCCTTACCACAGATTCTTCgcgtccgagtcgagcaaaGGAGGGCAGCACAACAGGAGAACATGCCGAAAGCCCTCTATCTTCGAGTTCATCCATGTCGCCAAATCCAAACATCGACAACGGGCCACCGAAAGGGAGTGGCCCGAACAGTCGTCACAATCAGATGGACAGAACAGGGACGTCACTGCCTCTTCAGCCTTTCGCAAACCTTTCTAGCAGAGACATGGAGCAAGTGGCGAAAGACGTCGAGCGAAGCTTTATTGGCCCAGCGTTCAAGTCAATGTTCATACAAAAGCCTCAGCCTCAAGCCGGCAATACGGATGCGGACACCGCATCCGCTATACCTCAACAAAAACAGCTTcgccggcagcagctgtcCCACCTTATCCTCACCACCCTCTCCCACTTTCCATCGCTCTCCTACTTCCAAGGCTACCACGACATACTCAccgtcctcctcctcacACTCTCTCCCGAACcaccatctccatctcatCTCTTCTCGTCCCGGCGTACCCAATTCATCCTTGAACTTTCGGCAGAACGCGTCAGCCTCTTTCTCATCCGAGATAGCATGACGCGCGACCTCCTTCCCATCATGGGCCAGCTCAAGATTCTTTCCAACCTTGTACGCGCCTCCAATTCGCACTTTGCAGAAACCATGGATCGCGCATCTCCATCGCCATACTTCGCTCTGCCTTGGCTCATGACGCTATTAACACACGATGCGGCCGATGTAAAGGTGATGCAGAGGGTGATGGACTTTGTGCTGGCATACGGtccggcagcagcaattTACCTGTGTGGCGCAATCCTGCTGGAAGCGAAAGTGGAGGAGCTGGACGCGATGGACGAAGAGCTGTTGGAGGATGCGGCCATTTTGCATACTGTCTTGGGCAGATTGCCGGTCATCGTTGCTGATGAGGATGCAACTTCAAGAAATCTCCAGGCGACTCATAGCAAAAGCACAGACAGTGCAGTCAACCAGGAGAACGAGCACATAAATCGGGATAAATCACTAGTCTCCACGTCCATTTACACAGATCCTGACGTAGAGCTTCCAAGCCTCGCTTCGGATCGCGCGCTCGCGGCCTCAAGCAACAGCAATCCCGCTCACTCTGTTGCCACACCGACCAAGAAGGGTATTCCACTGTCGACGTTACTGCAAGCAGCAGTGCGATTGATGGAACGCTTTCCCTTGTCGTCGGATGCTCTGCAGGCACACAGCATCATGGGTCCGAGAAGTGTACTTTTCACCTGGTCAGAAGTGTTCGATGCTCcgtccatctcggacgGACCGGACGATACTAAGCGCGAACGCGGTCAGATCATCGAGTGGGGACCAGCCACATCGCTCGCCATATCTGCTCTCACAGGACCTACGGAGCAAGTTGTTCAAGATCCGCACCCTTGCACGCCGCTCGAGGACGAGTTGGTTGAACCAGAGAAACACGTTGAGAAAGACGAAATGGCGCTCAGGCCAAGATGGCATCTCACCAGAGGTTCGTCAGCTGATGCTGGTCCAGCTACACGCATGCTAGCCGTCGTCGGCTTATCCGGCCTGCTCGTTGCGGCGATTTACAGCGCAACCGCAAGCCAAAATCGCACTCCGTCACTGAGCACAGAAGAGTCAAAGAAAGTGTTGACGCTCATCGTTTCCCTGCTCAGCAATTGGGGGAGGGTTGTGGGCGGTAGCCCTTTGTAA
- a CDS encoding putative proteasome core particle subunit alpha 2, whose product MSAGAGDRAYSFSLTTFSPSGKLVQIEHALAAVSQGATSLGIKASNAIVIATEKRAPSPLVDDSALERISIICPNIGMVYSGMGPDFRVLVSAARKAAQTYWKTFGEYPPVRVLVQEIATLMQQATQRGGVRPFGVSLLVAGFDSARGPSLYQVDPSGSYFMWKASAIGKNMQNAKTFLEKRYNNDISQEDAIHTALLTLKEGFEGQMTEKTIEIGVISDTLTKKLGNGDHGDPIPVFRKLSEAEIKDYLAL is encoded by the exons ATGTCGGCAGGAGCAGGTGATAGGGCATATTC CTTCTCGCTCACAACCTTCTCGCCATCAGGTAAGCTAGTGCAGATCGAACATGCGCTCGCAGCTGTCTCACAGGGAGCTACGTCTCTCGGCATCAAGGCGTCCAATGCAATTGTGATTGCCACCGAGAAGCGTGCGCCTTCGCCGTTGGTGGACGACTCGGCGCTAgagcgcatctcgatcatctgCCCCAACATCGGCATGGTGTATTCCGGGATGGGGCCCGATTTCCGGGTGCTCGTCTCTGCTGCGCGAAAAGCAGCACAAACCTACTGGAAGACATTTGGCGAATATCCTCCCGTCCGTGTCCTCGTCCAGGAAATCGCGACGCTGATGCAACAAGCTACGCAACGTGGAGGCGTGCGTCCGTTCGGCGTCTccctgctcgtcgccggCTTCGACAGCGCGCGTGGTCCGAGCCTGTATCAAGTGGATCCAAGCGGCAGTTACTTTATGTGGAAAGCAAGCGCCATCGGAAAAAACATGCAGAACGCCAAAACCTTCCTGGAAAAACGCTACAACAACGACATCTCGCAGGAAGACGCCATCCACACTGCGCTCCTAACGCTCAAGGAGGGCTTCGAGGGTCAAATGACCGAAAAGACCATCGAGATCGGCGTCATCAGTGATACTTTGACCAAAAAATTGGGCAATGGCGACCACGGCGATCCAATCCCCGTATTCAGGAAGTTGAGCGAGGCCGAGATCAAGGATTACCTCGCATTGTAG
- a CDS encoding ribosome biosynthesis protein ENP2 (related to ENP2 - essential nucleolar protein, required for biogenesis of the small ribosomal subunit), whose amino-acid sequence MPAAVEPARVYTVSGGGAASSGAAGTSFNSSSLPDLLRRSGSSNKRKKRKTALKDEEILSRIELIQDFEFPEASNRLTATRDGQSIVATGTYKPQIRVWDCEQLSLKFERHTDAENVDFLMLSDDWTKSLHLQTDRTVQLQAQGGAHARVRIPKFGRALGYHFPSADAVVAAAGREVYRLNLDQGRFLAPFVLGGGDLGEPTGCNAIDVNPAHGLLCFGTEGTGIVEMWDPRMRKRAGLLSVATETVLDAALLVARRNLPGVIGEADDSTASKEALSSLSVTALAGAEDGLNLAVGTNTGHVLLYDLRMDRPYQTKDQGFGLPIKKVMWPGDKAASTTGGVGPRTQSEAEGKVLSADAKVIKIWDKDSGDNLVSVTPPSAATDINDVAHYPGTGLLMAAVEGTQMAAWYVPALGPAPRWCSYIDTLTDEMDGVDTVGAGAGKGVYEDFKFVDRAELDRLGMSHLIGTQLLRPYMHGYFISLALYERARLLNNPTAYADARERAIKAKLEKQAESRIRAIKNPKLDAGVRVNKELAEKVAREAEAAAKKQAKRDAKAAVAATVSPEGQGKDSDAAAVSKDKPSTAANLLSDSRFSQLFQDPEFQIDTGSREFAMLNPSTALKHARDGPRRLTAVENEENESDRESIDPDMEDDKSSSASEDEQDGDDSGDSSDEGDLGQYNPRARDAAGKRPKNLHQAAEAAGRRGGRASGARLVDDDDEDNAGAGSGNKKRSFEDRLKSSSNRSQGARRPRASDFLDDQPVAGAKSFTWTPSSSKREAGGTRKGGSSRKPSTGEETFGYGLSKGAGAEEGKGVEGLSDDARFGRQKRRHPNRSASKNVIMRRS is encoded by the exons ATGCCCGCTGCAGTGGAACCAGCTCGCGTTTACACCGTCTctggcggtggtgctgctaGCTCCGGTGCAGCAGGTACCTCGTTCAACTCTTCATCTCTTCCGGACCTCTTGCGCAGATCTGGCTCATCTAACAAGCGCAAGAAACGCAAGACCGCActcaaggacgaagagatCCTTTCCCGTATCGAGCTCATACAGGATTTCGAGTTTCCAGAGGCCAGCAACCGCCTTACAGCAACAAGAGATGGCCAATCTATCGTAGCTACCGGAACGTACAAGCCTCAAATTCGAGTTTGGGACTGCGAGCAACTTAGTCTCAAATTCGAACGCCACACCGATGCAGAGAACGTTGACTTTCTG ATGCTTTCTGACGACTGGACGAAATCGCTTCATCTGCAAACGGATCGCACTGTACAACTGCAAGCGCAAGGTGGTGCACATGCACGTGTCCGCATTCCCAAGTTTGGACGTGCCCTTGGCTATCACTTCCCATCTGCCGACGCCGTCGTAGCAGCTGCCGGCCGTGAAGTTTATCGCCTCAACCTAGACCAAGGCCGATTTCTGGCGCCTTTCGTACTTGGAGGTGGCGATCTGGGGGAACCAACAGGATGTAATGCCATTGATGTCAACCCAGCGCACGggctgctttgctttggtACAGAAGGCACCGGCATTGTCGAGATGTGGGATCCTCGTATGCGAAAAAGAGCGGGTCTCCTGAGTGTGGCCACGGAAACGGttctcgacgctgctttgcttgttGCACGCCGCAATTTGCCGGGTGTCATTGGCGAGGCTGACGACTCCACCGCCAGCAAGGAGGCACTTTCCTCGCTATCCGTCACGGCCCTTGCAGGCGCTGAGGACGGCCTCAATCTGGCAGTCGGCACCAACACGGGGCATGTGCTACTCTACGATCTGCGCATGGACCGTCCGTATCAAACCAAGGACCAAGGCTTTGGTCTCCCCATCAAGAAGGTCATGTGGCCCGGCGACAAGGCAGCTTCCACTACAGGTGGTGTTGGGCCCCGCACACAATCCGAAGCCGAGGGCAAGGTGCTCAGCGCCGATGCCAAAGTCATCAAGATCTGGGACAAGGACTCGGGAGACAATCTTGTTTCGGTCACACCGCCCTCGGCAGCGACCGACATCAACGACGTTGCGCACTACCCAGGTACGGGTCTGCTCATGGCTGCTGTCGAAGGTACTCAGATGGCCGCATGGTATGTACCCGCGCTGGGACCCGCACCACGTTGGTGCTCATACATCGACACACTcaccgacgagatggatggtgTCGATACGGTCGGCGCTGGGGCAGGCAAGGGCGTCTACGAGGACTTCAAGTTTGTCGACCgcgccgagctggatcgatTGGGCATGTCGCACCTCATCGGCACGCAGTTGCTTCGACCTTACATGCACGGCTACTTCATCTCGCTTGCGCTGTACGAACGCGCTCGGCTGCTCAACAATCCAACAGCATATGCAGACGCACGCGAACGCGCCatcaaagccaagctcgagaagcaggCCGAGAGTCGTATTCGAGCAATCAAGAATCCCAAGTTGGACGCCGGAGTTCGGGTCAACAAGGAGCTCGCCGAGAAGGTGGCGCGCGAAGCCGAGGCTGcagccaagaagcaagccaagcgcgaCGCAAaggctgctgtcgctgcgACTGTTTCCCCAGAAGGCCAAGGCAAAGATtcagatgcagcagcggtcAGCAAAGACAAACCGAGCACCGCTGCCAACCTCTTGTCAGACTCGCGTTTCTCTCAACTTTTCCAAGATCCAGAATTCCAGATCGACACCGGCAGTCGAGAATTCGCCATGCTCAATCCATCTACAGCGCTCAAGCACGCCCGAGATGGACCGAGAAGACTCACTGCGGTGGAAAACGAGGAGAACGAGAGCGATCGCGAATCAATCGATCCCGATATGGAGGACGACAAATCTTCGTCTGCgtccgaggacgagcaggatgGCGATGATTCAGGTGATTCTTCCGACGAAGGTGATTTGGGCCAGTACAATCCACGTGCACGAGATGCAGCTGGTAAGCGACCCAAAAACCTCCAtcaagctgcagaagcCGCCGGGCGACGTGGTGGACGTGCCTCTGGTGCAcgtctcgtcgacgatgacgacgaggacaacGCGGGAGCAGGAAGCGGGAACAAGAAGAGAAGCTTTGAGGACCGTCTCAAGTCATCTTCCAACCGTTCACAGGGCGCACGTCGACCCCGCGCCTCCGACTTCCTGGACGATCAACCCGTTGCTGGAGCAAAAAGCTTCACCTGGACGCCTTCGTCGTCCAAGCGAGAGGCGGGCGGCACACGAAAGGGAGGCAGCTCGAGAAAGCCTAGCACAGGAGAAGAGACCTTCGGATACGGTCTCAGCAAAGGCGCAGGCGCAGAAGAGGGTAAAGGAGTCGAAGGGCTTTCCGACGACGCGAGGTTCGGTCGACAGAAACGCAGACACCCCAACAGATCGGCAAGTAAGAATGTCATCATGCGAAGGAGCTGA